A region of Anopheles merus strain MAF chromosome 2R, AmerM5.1, whole genome shotgun sequence DNA encodes the following proteins:
- the LOC121589048 gene encoding transmembrane protein 104 homolog, protein MPPRSAHEEYPTWVGFVFIFNLIVGTGALALPSAFSHAGWILGSLAIVVLAFMSYVTVTFVIETMACANAVHNWKRLQFIKRDRVIEYDEDSNVESLVDRPEASDSDNDAEHERLVDDQLTDASIEQTPLNIMYCRKTYYTLSSKIELGEMANMFFGRTQRFLFYFCLAVYLYGDLSIYSAAVAKSLRDVACAHNHRANATDDDDGTERCWQDGLLTRLDVYRLCLVAFVTVLGPFTFFNVQKTKYLQLLTVLFRWLAFSVMISIAIHRLLAPVDSTALPITPKRADIAGIPYLIGTCIYSFMCHHSLPSLLTPIANKGRLKALVSLDYVLIGGFYLALALTGIFAFADIKDLYTLNFVPSADQANGLLKAVEYFLALFPVFTLSASFPIVAITLRNNLQTLFLDAAQLEAYNFFLRRVFFPLLAILPPLVVCYFTESVSNLVGFTGCYAGTGIQYLIPVALVLSARRTCDNMIGRGIVNEFHSPFKGTVWPMLVIGWTIACLVLVTIDLVI, encoded by the exons ATGCCTCCTCGAAGCGCCCACGAAGAATATCCGACATGG GTCGGTTTTGTGTTCATTTTCAATCTGATCGTTGGCACGGGAGCCCTCGCCCTGCCGTCCGCGTTCAGCCACGCAGGATGGATCCTCGGCTCGCTGGCCATCGTGGTGCTGGCGTTCATGAGCTACGTCACGGTTACGTTCGTCATCGAGACGATGGCGTGCGCGAACGCGGTCCACAACTGGAAGCGGCTGCAGTTCATCAAGCGCGACCGCGTCATCGAGTACGACGAGGACAGCAATGTGGAGTCGCTGGTCGACCGGCCGGAGGCGAGCGATAGCGACAACGATGCCGAGCACGAACGGCTCGTCGACGATCAGCTGACCGATGCCAGCATCGAGCAGACACCGCTCAACATCATGTACTGCCGGAAGACGTACTACACCCTGTCCAGCAAGATCGAGCTGGGCGAGATGGCAAACATGTTTTTCGGCCGCACGCAACGCTTCCTGTTCTACTTCTGCTTGGCCGTCTACCTGTACGGCGATCTGAGCATTTACTCGGCGGCCGTCGCCAAAAGCCTGCGGGACGTTGCCTGTGCCCACAACCATCGCGCGAACGCCaccgacgacgatgacggcaCGGAGCGGTGCTGGCAGGACGGGCTGCTAACCCGGCTGGACGTGTATCGGCTGTGCCTGGTAGCGTTCGTGACCGTGCTCGGCCCGTTCACGTTCTTTAACGTGCAGAAAACGAAATACCTGCAACTGCTCACCGTGCTGTTCCGGTGGCTCGCCTTCAGCGTGATGATCAGCATCGCCATACACCGGCTGCTCGCACCGGTCGATTCCACCGCACTGCCGATCACGCCGAAGCGGGCCGACATTGCCGGCATCCCGTACCTGATCGGTACCTGCATCTACTCCTTCATGTGTCACCATTCGCTGCCGAGCCTGCTGACACCGATCGCCAACAAGGGCCGCCTAAAGGCGCTGGTTTCCCTCGACTACGTGCTGATCGGTGGGTTCTACCTAGCGCTCGCCCTCACCGGGATCTTTGCGTTCGCCGACATCAAGGACCTGTACACGCTGAACTTTGTGCCGAGTGCGGACCAGGCCAACGGGCTGCTGAAAGCCGTCGAGTACTTCCTCGCCCTGTTTCCGGTGTTCACACTGTCGGCCAGCTTCCCGATCGTGGCGATCACGCTGCGCAACAACCTGCAGACGCTGTTCCTCGATGCCGCCCAGCTGGAGGCGTACAATTTCTTCCTGCGCCGCGTGTTCTTCCCACTGCTCGCCATACTGCCGCCGCTGGTCGTGTGCTACTTCACCGAGAGCGTTAGCAATCTGGTCGGGTTTACGGGCTGCTACGCCGGCACCGGCATACAGTATCTGATCCCGGTGGCGCTCGTGCTTTCCGCGCGGCGCACCTGCGACAATATGATCGGCAGAGGTATTGTGAACGAGTTCCACAGCCCGTTCAAGGGTACGGTGTGGCCGATGCTGGTGATCGGGTGGACCATTGCCTGTCTGGTGCTGGTAACGATTGATCTGGTCATATGA
- the LOC121590599 gene encoding dynein assembly factor 5, axonemal — protein MPSEECNDAWLETFRAAVQDPERTERQRALKSFGQDFTRDAIIAEECPRIFDDTYLHILRCYGDRFESVRTLAVAAMDALLGKLPPNDYYLGCIVPVLAKRIGQAETIEDSEEVRLQLLEQLKTLVAKYSDPDGSRSGDPLLKVLDSVIDTLIKSLRDPFPAAQKKSCEIVIALAEATSSLHYRAEALVAPAKSILTHRHSANRIAAVEALGVLSLHILSNGDCVSEIIMAVSPLLMDDVPFVRRACGRVGCLMLQKLRDRYSFFHRILPLVLNCLCDDTVQVREDIEAGWKQAGELYYRENETELSKAALIETVPQGYPVERYRRPTLACRAIVQRSLRVVNLVLHEMEEWKENIRLQATKLLKQIVLHAERSFSTLFLEVNPVLAKACMDAEKSIVSEALSVCELMGILLDYDTWSQHMLATFQNYPTIGQLRCMRTLFASCVQDEAKCKDVRKFATLLLDPDVCHNHRDAVYQRELLEFCSILASTGQKQEALTARLEEITVSESNDGTAGEQLTLERTLYTVALKVVAFCYGLEDRASVRDLGMTVLGLLDSNIDRLHQHHLASVLSKIEHLESENSDASTSILLLCGIVAVCGFQDSYFTILNETLQKAVAHAAPEGKVKLFSAISVAMLSWNVHNAQSEEDQIAMLKALTDAVIAPHLVWSAGRSAESVRAMATACFASMAQGVDTNVYMSLLPTYLNVLSGLIDDNCIATRAYSLKALVRLQALNFESLKLIAFPIMSRLDDPSGEVRELAAVCLGRLQLDVALSEDGQQNTVERWQDILRQILSVMFLHLEHPETKLRCAIFDSLKRLHTDNRELIERLASDVPSGCSYKKDLETITSRTKTT, from the exons ATGCCATCGGAAGAGTGTAACGACGCGTGGCTGGAAACGTTCCGTGCTGCTGTACAGGATCCGGAACGAACGGAACGGCAGCGAGCATTGAAGAGCTTCGGGCAAGACTTTACCCGCGACGCCATCATCGCCGAAGAATGTCCCAGAATATTCGACGATACGTACCTGCACATTCTCCGCTGCTATGGCGATCGGTTCGAGTCGGTGCGGACGCTTGCCGTAGCGGCAATGGACGCTTTGCTGGGTAAGCTTCCTCCGAACGATTACTATCTCGGTTGCATCGTGCCGGTGCTGGCAAAACGCATCGGCCAGGCCGAAACGATCGAAGATAGCGAGGAAGTGCGGTTGcagctgctggagcagctgAAAACGCTGGTGGCAAAGTATAGCGACCCGGACGGAAGCCGCAGCGGCGATCCGCTGCTGAAGGTGTTGGACAGTGTGATTGACACACTGATCAAAAGCTTGCGCGACCCGTTTCCGGcagcacagaaaaaaagctgCGAAATCGTGATCGCCCTGGCGGAGGCCACGTCGAGTTTGCACTACCGTGCCGAAGCGCTGGTGGCGCCGGCCAAATCGATTCTCACCCATCGGCACTCGGCGAATCGTATTGCCGCGGTGGAAGCGCTGGGTGTCCTGTCGCTGCACATTCTCTCCAATGGTGACTGCGTGTCGGAAATCATTATGGCCGTGTCGCCGTTGCTTATGGACGATGTGCCCTTCGTAAGGCGTGCGTGCGGTCGGGTCGGGTGCCTGATGCTGCAGAAGCTGCGCGATCGGTACTCGTTCTTTCATCGCATCCTTCCGCTGGTGTTGAATTG CTTGTGCGATGACACGGTCCAGGTACGAGAAGACATAGAAGCTGGTTGGAAGCAAGCAGGGGAGCTGTACTATCGTGAAAATGAGACTGAACTTTCCAAGGCTGCCTTGATCGAAACGGTCCCGCAAGGGTATCCCGTCGAACGGTACCGGCGACCTACGCTGGCCTGTCGGGCCATTGTGCAGCGTAGTCTGCGGGTGGTCAATTTGGTACTGCACGAAATGGAAGAGTGGAAGGAAAACATTCGTCTTCAAGCTACGAAGCTGCTGAAGCAGATAGTGCTCCATGCCGAGCGGTCGTTTTCTACGCTTTTTCTCGAGGTGAATCCGGTGCTAGCGAAAGCGTGCATGGACGCTGAAAAAAGTATCGTCTCGGAG GCtctcagtgtgtgtgagttgatGGGCATTTTGCTTGACTACGATACTTGGAGTCAGCATATGTTAGCCACATTTCAAAATTACCCAACAATCGGACAGCTGCGCTGTATGCGTACACTGTTTGCTAGCTGTGTACAGGACGAGGCCAAATGCAAAGACGTACGAAAGTTTGCCACCCTGCTACTCGATCCGGACGTTTGTCATAACCACCGGGATGCCGTCTATCAGCGTGAGTTGCTGGAATTTTGCAGCATCCTTGCCTCGACCGGACAAAAGCAAGAGGCACTGACTGCAAGGTTGGAAGAAATTACGGTTAGTGAATCGAACGACGGTACCGCCGGTGAGCAACTGACCCTTGAGCGCACCCTGTACACTGTCGCTTTAAAGGTGGTGGCCTTCTGCTATGGCTTAGAAGATCGAGCATCTGTTCGCGATTTGGGCATGACGGTGTTGGGACTGCTGGACAGTAACATAGATCGCTTGCATCAGCACCATTTGGCAAGCGTATTGAGTAAAATAGAACACCTCGAGAGCGAAAATTCTGACGCAAGTACAAGCATTCTCCTTCTGTGCGGCATCGTTGCTGTTTGCGGATTTCAG GATTCATATTTCACTATCCTGAACGAAACTCTGCAAAAAGCTGTTGCACATGCGGCACCTGAGGGGAAGGTAAAACTTTTCAGTGCTATTTCCGTG GCAATGCTTTCTTGGAATGTTCATAACGCGCAATCAGAGGAAGATCAAATCGCCATGCTGAAAGCTTTAACTGATG CCGTAATTGCACCTCACCTGGTATGGTCGGCGGGCAGAAGTGCTGAATCTGTGCGAGCAATGGCAACAGCTTGCTTTGCTTCCATGGCACAAGGGGTCGATACGAATGTG TATATGTCACTCCTGCCAACCTACCTGAACGTACTCTCCGGTCTTATCGATGATAATTGTATCGCTACCCGTGCCTATAGTTTGAAAGCACTCGTGCGGCTTCAAGCTTTAAATTTTGAATCGCTAAAGCTTATAGCGTTTCCGATCATGTCGCGATTAGATGACCCAAGCGGGGAGGTTCGTGAGTTGGCAGCGGTGTGTCTCGGACGTCTTCAATTAGATGTGGCTTTATCAGAGGATGGACAGCAAAACACTGTCGAGCGTTGGCAGGACATTTTGCGACAAATTCTGTCAGTCATGTTTCTTCACTTGGAGCATCCTGAAACCAAGCTGCGCTGTGCTATTTTCG ATTCTTTGAAACGGTTACATACTGACAATCGAGAATTGATCGAGCGTTTGGCTAGCGATGTGCCTTCTGGATGTTCATACAAAAAGGATCTCGAAACCATCACGTCCAGGACAAAAACTACATGA